One genomic region from Zalophus californianus isolate mZalCal1 chromosome 12, mZalCal1.pri.v2, whole genome shotgun sequence encodes:
- the ZNF398 gene encoding zinc finger protein 398, whose translation MAEAAPAPTSEWDSECLTSLQPLPLPTPPAANEAHLQTAAISLWTVVAAVQAIERKVEVHSRRLLHLEGRTGTAEKKLASCEKTVADLGNQLEGKWAVLGTLLQEYGLLQRRLENLENLLRNRNFWILRLPPGIKGDLPKVPVTFDDISIYFSTPEWEKLEEWQKELYKNIMKGNYESLISMDYAMNQPDVLSQIQPEGEHNTEEQAGPEESEIPTDPSEEPGISTSDILSWIKQEEEPQVGAPQETKESDMHKGAYADEELVIKAESLARASLCPEVPVTFSSPPPVAKDTFSDVAFKSQPSASMAPFGRSATDLAEASEGQVTFTQLGSYPLPPPAGEQMFSCHHCGKSLSQDMLLTHQCSHTGEPPLSCAQCPKHFPQQADLSSSSQPHASETPPTCPHCARTFTHPSRLTYHLRVHNSTERPFPCPDCPKRFADQARLTSHRRAHASERPFRCAQCGRSFSLKISLLLHQRGHAQERPFSCPQCGIDFNGHSALIRHQMIHTGERPYPCTDCSKSFMRKEHLLNHRRLHTGERPFSCAHCGKSFIRKHHLMKHQRIHTGERPYPCAYCGRSFRYKQTLKDHLRSGHSGGCGGDGDPSGQPPDPPGPLLPGLETSGLAVNTEGLEASQWYGEGSGGGVL comes from the exons ATGGCCGAGGCGGCCCCGGCTCCG ACTTCTGAATGGGACTCTGAATGCCTTACATCCCTGCAGCCCCTTCCTCTTCCCACGCCGCCAGCAGCAAATGAGGCGCACCTGCAGACTGCAGCCATCTCCTTGTGGACCGTGGTGGCAGCCGTGCAGGCGATAGAGAGGAAGGTGGAGGTCCACAGCCGGCGACTCCTACACCTAGAAGGACGGACGGGGACAGCAGAGAAGAAGCTAGCCAGCTGTGAAAAGACAGTGGCTGATCTTGGGAACCAGCTGGAGGGCAAGTGGGCCGTGCTGGGGACCCTGCTGCAGGAGTACGGGCTGCTGCAGAGGCGACTGGAGAACTTGGAGAACCTGCTGAGGAACAGGAACTTCTGGATCCTGCGGCTGCCCCCGGGCATTAAAGGAGATCTCCCAAAG GTGCCTGTGACATTTGATGATATCTCCATCTACTTTTCCACTCCGGAGTGGGAAAAATTAGAAGAATGGCAAAAGGAACTTTACAAGAATATCATGAAGGGCAACTACGAGTCTCTCATCTCCATGG aTTATGCCATGAATCAACCTGATGTCTTATCTCAGATTCAGCCGGAAGGAGAACATAATACAGAGGAGCAGGCAGGACCAGAGGAAAGTGAGATTCCCACAGACCCCAGTGAAG AGCCTGGAATTTCAACATCAGATATTCTGTCTTGGATCAAACAAGAGGAAGAGCCCCAGGTTGGGGCCCCACAGGAGACCAAGGAGAGCGACATGCACAAGGGTGCCTATGCTG ATGAAGAGCTTGTCATCAAAGCCGAAAGCCTTGCCAGAGCCTCTTTGTGCCCAGAGGTTCCAGTCACCTTCTCTTCTCCACCACCTGTGGCAAAGGATACTTTTTCAGATGTGGCTTTCAAAAGCCAGCCGTCCGCATCCATGGCGCCTTTTGGACGTTCAGCCACTGACCTGGCCGAAGCCTCTGAGGGCCAAGTGACTTTTACTCAGTTGGGTAGCTACCCCCTGCCACCTCCAGCCGGGGAGCAGATGTTCTCATGCCACCACTGTGGCAAGAGCCTCAGCCAGGACATGTTGCTGACCCACCAGTGTAGCCACACAGGTGAGCCCCCCTTATCCTGTGCCCAGTGCCCGAAGCACTTTCCCCAGCAGGCCGACCTCAGCAGCAGCTCCCAGCCCCATGCTAGCGAGACACCCCCCACCTGCCCACACTGCGCCAGAACTTTCACGCACCCGTCAAGACTCACCTACCACCTCCGGGTCCACAACAGCACCGAgcgccccttcccctgccccgaCTGCCCCAAGCGCTTCGCCGACCAGGCCCGACTCACCAGCCACCGGCGGGCTCACGCGAGCGAGAGGCCCTTCCGCTGCGCGCAGTGCGGCCGCAGCTTCAGCCTGAAAATCAGCCTTCTGCTCCACCAGCGGGGGCACGCGCAGGAGCGGCCTTTCTCCTGCCCCCAGTGCGGCATTGACTTCAATGGCCACTCGGCCCTGATTCGCCACCAGATGATCCACACGGGCGAGCGCCCGTACCCGTGCACTGACTGCAGTAAGAGCTTCATGCGCAAGGAGCACCTGCTCAACCACCGGCGGCTGCACACGGGCGAGCGGCCGTTCAGCTGCGCTCACTGCGGCAAGAGCTTCATCCGCAAGCACCACCTCATGAAGCACCAGCGCATCCACACGGGCGAGCGGCCCTACCCCTGCGCCTACTGCGGCCGAAGCTTCCGCTACAAGCAGACGCTCAAGGACCACCTGCGGTCGGGCCACAGTGGAGGCTGCGGGGGCGACGGTGACCCATCCGGACAGCCGCCTGACCCCCCGgggcccctcctccctgggctcgAGACCTCTGGCCTAGCCGTTAACACCGAAGGGCTAGAGGCCAGTCAGTGGTATGGGGAAGGGAGCGGAGGGGGGGTTTTGTAA